In the genome of Abyssalbus ytuae, the window TTTCTTTCCTGAAAGTATGAGTGGAATGCCCCCGGAAGAAGTCACGGTTGCCGAAATGCTAAAAGAAAAAAACTACGCCACAGGAATTATTGGCAAATGGCATTTAGGGCATCATCATAAATTTTTACCCCTTCAGCAAGGCTTTGATTATTATTTTGGAATACCATATAGTAACGATATGGAAAGTGTAGTGTATATAAGAGGGAATGAGGTAGAAGAATTTGAAGTGGACCAAAAATATATTACCAGGCGTTATACCGAAGAAGCATTGAGTTTTATTGAAAAACATAAAGAGAATCCATTTTTTTTATACGTAGCCCATAATATGCCCCATGTGCCTGTTTATGCTTCTGAGAATTTTATTGGCACATCTCAAAGGGGTTTATATGGGGACGTGGTACAGGAATTAGATTGGAGTGTAGGTAGTATAATTGAAAAATTAAAAACCCTTGATATTTTAGAAAATACACTGGTGATTTTTTCCAGTGATAATGGCCCCTGGTTAGTTATGGAAGATCATGGAGGGTCTGCCGGGATACTACGAGAAGGCAAACAATTTACTTTTGAAGGAGGCATGCGTGTGCCAACAGTAGCAATGTGGAAAGGAAAAATTCCGGAAGGGATGGTTTACGATGATATGGTAAGCCAGATGGATTGGTTTCCCACATTTGCAAAACTTGCCGGAGTAAACTTACCTGAAAATCATGTTTTAGATGGAAAAGACATTTCGGAAATTCTTCTGGAAGGAGGTACACGATCTGAAAATTCATATTTATTTTTTAATGGAACCAATGAGTTACAAGCATACCGGGAGGGAGATTGGAAAATAAAAAAACCTTACAGCGGGAATAAAGGTACCCATTGGATGAAAGCCGTGGAAGCCCACGATACTCTTTTAATAAATTTAAAAGAAGATCCGGGAGAAAAAAACAACCTGTATAGTGCTCATCCGCAAAAAGCCCTGGATTTATTTAATGAAATGGAAAACAGGTATAACAATTTGGGACAATTACCTCCTCCATTAATAATAAAAACAGAGGCAGACAGGAGCCATTTAAAATATTTAAAAAATAAGAGAAATAAAAACTCTAATCCTGACCGGTAATTGCCCGGGTAAAGCCAGATACTTTTTTTACGAAAAGAGCATCAGTGGTAATTTATAGATGAACTCATCTTTACTTTTTGTGTTTGACCGAAAACGAGATGAAATTTGTCCAGATGAGTTCAATATTTAATGATAGCAATTTAAGTTTATTTATTAAGTGTTAATCTGAAACTTATTCTTTACTTATTATAAATAATTTCAACTATAATTTTCAATCTATTTACATTTGGAAAATCAAAACAATGTTTTACATATTTTCTTATATTACCACAATTTGAATAATGGAGTTTATAAAGATAATGGGTTGACCTATGAAAGTTACAGCCTTTTAATTCTCAAATAATAATTATAAACCAATGAAGCGTATTTTCCATATACCATTAAAATTTTTTTGTTTGCTATTAACCTTAAGTAGCTTATATGGTCAGGAGCTCCCCCCGATAGAGAAATTTACTCCGGGCGAATATGGTGGTGATAATCAAAACTGGATGATATCACAGCAAGGTAATAAATATGTATATGTTGCCAATAACAGAGGCTTGTTAGAATTTGACGGGGCAAAATGGAAAGTATACCCAACACCAAACAACACCATTATAAGAGCAGTAAAAGTTATTGACAATAGGATTTATGCAGGATTTTATATGGAATTTGGGTACTGGTTAAAAAGTAATACAGGAGAGCTGGAATACTACTCTTTATCCGGTAAGTTAAATAAAAAAATGACGAAGGATAAGCAAATATGGAATATTCTTTCGTATGGGGACTGGGTAATATTTCAATCTTATAAAGAAATATATTTTTATAATACCATCGATGAAACTTTTAAAATTATAAATTCCAACAGGGTGATTTATAAAGTTTTTAAAATAAAAAACAGTATATATTACAACGTTCCCGGTGAAGGAATATATAAAATAGAAGCTGGTCAACCTAAATTAATTATAAATGATAACAAACTAAAATCCAAAAGGGTAATAAGTATTTTTGAAGTTGGTGACAATTTATTATTTCTTACCCGTGAATCTGGTTTTTATAAGTTAGAAAACAATACAATTACTTCATGGGAACTCCCTGTTAATGACTTTTTGAAAAAAAATACTTTATACAGCGGCATTCAGTTATCCGATGGAAATTTTATGATAGGGACTATTTCCAATGGTGTCATCAATTTAACCCCTGAGGGGAAAATTAATTACCATATAACTCAAAAAAACGGATTGAGTAACAATACGGTATTGTCTTTATTTGAAGATCATGCTAAAAATGTATGGGTTGGCCTGGACAATGGCATCAACTGTATCAATGTTACTTCTCCCATCCAGGTATTTTATGATTACGATGGAAGGATAGGTACGGTATATGTATCTAAAGTATTTAAAGACTATCTTTATTTAGGAACAAACCAGGGATTATTTTATAAAGAAATAGAAGGAAATGACTCTTTTAAGTTTGTTGAAGGTACTGGCGGACAGGTATGGTGTTTATATAATTATAATGGAGAAGATTTATTGTGCGGACACCATTTAGGCACCTATCTTATAGAGAAAGATAAAGCTACGCTTATTGATGACAACTTAGGCACATGGGCATTCAAACCGATACCAGATCAACCCGCCAGGTTGCTTAAAGGAAATTATGACGGCCTTTCAATCTTGCAGAAAAATAAAAAGGGTAATTGGGAGGTTAAAAACAAAATAGAAGGCTTTAACAGTTCTACCCGATATTTTGAAATTAACAATACAAATCAGGTTCATATTAGTCATGAATACAAGGGAGTATTCAAATTACAACTCGACGATAGTTTGACCAAAGCAATTAAAGTTGAAAAAGATCCTGACTTTTCCGTTGGAAAAAATTCCAGCCTGGTTAAATATGAAAATAATATTTTATATGCTTATAAAGAAGGCATATTTATGTATGATAATTATGAAAATTCTTTTAAACGCGACACTTTATTAAGTACAGTTATTAATAAAAATGAATACACCTCAGGTAAACTTGTGCCCGATAAAAAAGGAAGATTATGGGCTTTTTCTGAAGAAAATATAATTTATGTTACCAACGACGACCTGAACAACAAGTATAAAATTAATAAAATACCTATTAACTCAGGCCTTATACGGGGTATTTTAGGGTTTGAAAACATTTCGCATATAAAAGATGAAATGTATTTATTGGGCACTGCTTATGGGTATATTACTTTTAACTTATCTAAAATAGAATATAAAGGAGATTATACAATTCATCTTAATTCTGTTACTTTAAAAAATATAGGAGAAAAGCCATATAACCTTAACATTCATGAAGAAGCAAAACTGGAAAACACAAAAGGAGCCCTTGCCTTCAGTTATTCGGTTCCTGAATATTCCAAATATTTAGATATTAAATATCAATACCAACTGGAAGGCCATGTTGATAAATGGAGTGAATGGACACACGAGAATGAGACAAAATTTGAAAATCTTTCTTTCGGAAGTTATAATTTTAAAGCCAGAGCCAAAATAGGGGATAAAATCTCGCAAAACACAATATCTTATAATTTTGAAATTGAAAGGCCATGGTACTTTTCAAACCTGGCAATTTCTATATATGCCTTATTGCTCTTATTAAACGGTTTTGTAATTCATAAAACCTATCGAAAACATTACGATAAAAAACTAAAAAATAAACAGATTGAAAGTGAGAAGCTTATAATGGAACTCAAAAATGAACAGCTAAATAAAGATATTGAAAATAAAAACAGAGAATTGGCTATTTCAAAAATGAGCATTATAAAAAAGAATGAATTGCTTAATAGCATTAAAAAAGAGCTGAATAAAAAGGTTGAATCTTCAAAAAATGTCGATTCAGTTCTAAAATTAATAGATCAAAACCTTAACAATACAAAAGACTGGGAGGTTTTCGTAAAAGCATTCAACAATACCGATAAACAATTTATAGATAAACTTAAAACCCTGTACCCTGATTTAACCCCCAGTGATATAAGACTCTGCGTTTACCTAAGGCTGAACTTATCTTCCAAAGAAATTGCCCCTTTATTAAATATATCTGTAAAAAGTGTAGAAACCCGACGCTACCGATTACGAAAAAAAATGAGTTTACCTCATGAAGAAAGTCTTGCTAATTATATTTTGAATATTTAGCACCACGACATTACCACGACATTACTAAAAAACCGTCCTGATTACATAATTTTTTTTAAGAAATAAAAATCTTCTCAAGGCACTGTGCACAAGGAATTTTTTACTGATTTGATAAAAATAAAGCAATATTATTGCGTTGTACGCTTTTTGTGGTGGTGTTTTGTGAGAATTTCATATTATTCAAATGTATATTTATCAAAAACAAAACTATCAACATTTAAAACCAAAGTATCAACTAACTCCATTATTCATGAAACAAAACTATTTTCAAAAAAAAGTAAAAATACTTTTGGCTTTTACTTTATTAATTAGTGCAGTAGTATGTG includes:
- a CDS encoding sulfatase family protein, with translation MIKNIGFSLVILTAVLSCKLNKEEVSQSERPPNIVFIFADDLGYGDIGCFGADDIKTPNIDNISSQGIRFTEFYSASPICTPSRAGLLTGRLPQRMGINNVFFPESMSGMPPEEVTVAEMLKEKNYATGIIGKWHLGHHHKFLPLQQGFDYYFGIPYSNDMESVVYIRGNEVEEFEVDQKYITRRYTEEALSFIEKHKENPFFLYVAHNMPHVPVYASENFIGTSQRGLYGDVVQELDWSVGSIIEKLKTLDILENTLVIFSSDNGPWLVMEDHGGSAGILREGKQFTFEGGMRVPTVAMWKGKIPEGMVYDDMVSQMDWFPTFAKLAGVNLPENHVLDGKDISEILLEGGTRSENSYLFFNGTNELQAYREGDWKIKKPYSGNKGTHWMKAVEAHDTLLINLKEDPGEKNNLYSAHPQKALDLFNEMENRYNNLGQLPPPLIIKTEADRSHLKYLKNKRNKNSNPDR
- a CDS encoding helix-turn-helix and ligand-binding sensor domain-containing protein, with product MLLTLSSLYGQELPPIEKFTPGEYGGDNQNWMISQQGNKYVYVANNRGLLEFDGAKWKVYPTPNNTIIRAVKVIDNRIYAGFYMEFGYWLKSNTGELEYYSLSGKLNKKMTKDKQIWNILSYGDWVIFQSYKEIYFYNTIDETFKIINSNRVIYKVFKIKNSIYYNVPGEGIYKIEAGQPKLIINDNKLKSKRVISIFEVGDNLLFLTRESGFYKLENNTITSWELPVNDFLKKNTLYSGIQLSDGNFMIGTISNGVINLTPEGKINYHITQKNGLSNNTVLSLFEDHAKNVWVGLDNGINCINVTSPIQVFYDYDGRIGTVYVSKVFKDYLYLGTNQGLFYKEIEGNDSFKFVEGTGGQVWCLYNYNGEDLLCGHHLGTYLIEKDKATLIDDNLGTWAFKPIPDQPARLLKGNYDGLSILQKNKKGNWEVKNKIEGFNSSTRYFEINNTNQVHISHEYKGVFKLQLDDSLTKAIKVEKDPDFSVGKNSSLVKYENNILYAYKEGIFMYDNYENSFKRDTLLSTVINKNEYTSGKLVPDKKGRLWAFSEENIIYVTNDDLNNKYKINKIPINSGLIRGILGFENISHIKDEMYLLGTAYGYITFNLSKIEYKGDYTIHLNSVTLKNIGEKPYNLNIHEEAKLENTKGALAFSYSVPEYSKYLDIKYQYQLEGHVDKWSEWTHENETKFENLSFGSYNFKARAKIGDKISQNTISYNFEIERPWYFSNLAISIYALLLLLNGFVIHKTYRKHYDKKLKNKQIESEKLIMELKNEQLNKDIENKNRELAISKMSIIKKNELLNSIKKELNKKVESSKNVDSVLKLIDQNLNNTKDWEVFVKAFNNTDKQFIDKLKTLYPDLTPSDIRLCVYLRLNLSSKEIAPLLNISVKSVETRRYRLRKKMSLPHEESLANYILNI